One window of the Dryobates pubescens isolate bDryPub1 chromosome 13, bDryPub1.pri, whole genome shotgun sequence genome contains the following:
- the GOLIM4 gene encoding Golgi integral membrane protein 4 isoform X6: MGNGMCSRKQKRIFQTLLLLTVVFGFLYGAMLYYELQGQLRKAEATALKYQQHQESLSAQLQVVYEHRSRLEKSLQKERLEHKKAKEDFLVYKLEAQETLNKGRQDSNSRYSALSVQHQMLKSQHEELKKQHADLEEDHRKQGEEFSRTFNDHKERYLQLQQDKEQEISKLKESLYNLREENRQLRKAHQDIHTQLQDVKVEEYRQLKDTLNKMPSFRQPEKVEQPNEQPEVGAPSLPSDLMHHEAVAEEHKENEEPKEREEINTQEKEDRAESFHLHRRAHDGQHAKELNIQEQQEAGEDDEQHVDRVEEERKKELEEEEMEQAGQPEHLEEEQDQVPEEHEWKNQEQKEEETNMLGDHLHSEITSTKAVTKRQKTAYEQQLEQQHLAAQRAEEANQLREHQESLHQQRLRGQLLRQQQLQEKELQLQKQAEQGEKLYKTRLSQQAHYNMDHDIVQGEEDQGIQEEEGAYERDNQHQHGGEDDEQKNANEQQEPEHQVENQQADESKAAMEDVNPADDPNNQGEDEFEEAEQEREENLPDENEKHKQTSPKQGHRGMEEHLVMAGNPDQQEDNVDEQYQEEGEEEIQEDLTEEKKRELERNAEEPYGENEENADEKNNGGADQEMQEETNQKEVHEENYEEEEEEEEDGRAIAAKTRRRGEM, translated from the exons TTGTATATGAGCACAGGTCAAGATTAGAGAAGTCATTACAAAAGGAGAGGCTTGAAcacaagaaagcaaaagaag ATTTTCTCGTTTATAAACTGGAAGCACAGGAAACACTAAATAAAGGAAGG CAAGACTCCAACAGCCGCTACAGTGCCCTGAGTGTGCAGCACCAGATGTTGAAG AGTCAACATGAAGAGCTAAAGAAGCAGCATGCCGACCTTGAAGAAGATCACCGCAAACAAGGGGAAGAGTTTAGCAGAACATTCAATGATCACAAGGAGCGATacttgcagctgcagcaggacaaagAGCAGGAGATCTCTAAGCTGAAGG aatCCCTCTATAACTTACGGGAGGAGAACAGACAGCTGAGGAAAGCTCACCAGGACATACACACCCAGCTACAAGATGTTAAG GTGGAGGAGTACAGACAGCTGAAGGACACGCTCAACAAAATGCCAAGTTTCCGACAGCCTGAGAAGGTAGAACAGCCAAACGAGCAGCCAGAGGTGGGAGCTCCATCTCTCCCCAGTGACCTGATGCACCATGAAGCTGTGGCTGAAGAGCATAAGGAG AATGAGGagccaaaagagagagaagaaataaacaCCCAGGAAAAAGAAGATAGAGCTGAGTCTTTTCATCTGCACAGAAGGGCTCATGATGGCCAGCATGCCAAAGAACTAAATATCCAGGAGCAacaagaggctggagaggacgATGAGCAGCATGTTGATCGAGTTGAAGAGGAACGCAAAAAAGAGCTCgaagaggaagaaatggagCAGGCAGGTCAGCCTGAGCacctggaggaggagcaggatcaAGTACCAGAAGAGCACGAGTGGAAAAACCAGgaacagaaagaagaggaaaccaATATGCTGGGTGATCATCTGCATTCAGAG ATAACATCAACAAAAGCTGTAACAAAGAGACAGAAGACAGCTTATGAACAACAACTGGAGCAACAGCACCTTGCAGCCCaaagagcagaggaagccaACCAGCTGCGGGAACATCAGGAATCACTCCACCAGCAAAGGCTGCGAGGGCAGCTGCtacggcagcagcagcttcaagagaaagagcttcagctgcagaaacagGCAGAACAAGGAGAAAAACTCTACAAAACCAGGCTGAG CCAACAGGCTCATTATAACATGGACCATGATATTGTTCAAGGGGAAGAAGATCAAGGGAtccaggaagaggagggag CTTATGAACgtgacaaccagcaccagcatggAGGTGAAGATGATGAGCAAAAGAATGCAAATGAACAGCAAGAACCAGAACATCAAGTAGAAAATCAGCAGGCTGATGAATCA AAGGCAGCCATGGAAGATGTGAATCCTGCTGATGACCCCAACAATCAGGGAGAAGATGAATTTGAGGAAGCTgagcaagagagagaagaaaatctaccagatgaaaatgaaaagcacaAGCAAACCAGTCCAAAGCAAGGACACAGGGGAATGGAAGAGCACCTAGTG ATGGCAGGAAATCCTGACCAGCAGGAAGATAATGTGGATGAACAGTACcaggaagagggagaagaggag ATCCAGGAAGATTTGACTGAAGAGAAGAAACGAGAACTGGAACGCAATGCTGAGGAGCCATATGGTGAAAATGAGGAGAAT GCAGATGAAAAGAATAATGGAGGGGCAGACCAAGAGATGcaagaagaaaccaaccaaaaagaagTTCATGAAGAAAActatgaggaggaagaagaggaggaggaggatggcagAGCCATTGCAGCAAAAACACGTAGACGGGGGGAGATGTGA